A single genomic interval of Zingiber officinale cultivar Zhangliang chromosome 4A, Zo_v1.1, whole genome shotgun sequence harbors:
- the LOC121972683 gene encoding proline-rich receptor-like protein kinase PERK8, protein MNDCADRDAPSSSRRRVRLPSDDSDSDYRPLAQRLRRRAPHPVPDLGPSVIPSPSPPVATASPPSPPIATPTPVPSQTDAPPAPPEAQVEPPLAQPSTSPQHQSTEAGPSHRPSPVTLPPEPSPVLPSPPFGSAVGPSGSTAGPSQPPPLVPLYYLTTAPSEAGLQSRCDVPTSSLTMKDRLATLWDESMHQMELLPPLAQMDRFSELYIKSFHAVHRQNKMLRNKVTELELQLNNPAQASHTLRAEVKDLTKRKNSLKVSLAISNQELKGLKEEKSQVEVVHQQRMDQQTLEHQRAIDQLTQKLRAAEPLAQEQDKKLKSQATQLTSQVAELLATRTELA, encoded by the exons ATGAATGATTGTGCGGATCGAGATGCTCCCTCTTCTTCTCGGCGCAGGGTTCGGCTACCTTCCGATGATTCTGATTCGGATTATCGACCGTTGGCTCAGAGACTTCGTCGCCGAGCCCCTCATCCTGTGCCAGACTTGGGCCCTTCCGTTATCCCTTCTCCTTCACCTCCTGTTGCAACCGCCTCTCCTCCTTCACCTCCTATCGCGACCCCGACTCCCGTCCCGAGCCAGACAGATGCTCCCCCTGCTCCGCCCGAAGCTCAGGTCGAGCCTCCACTAGCTCAACCTTCCACTTCGCCACAACATCAAAGCACTGAGGCCGGCCCCTCGCATCGCCCTTCCCCAGTTACCTTGCCGCCAGAGCCATCTCCTGTGCTTCCCTCACCTCCTTTTGGGTCAGCTGTTGGGCCTTCTGGCTCCACTGCTGGGCCTTCCCAACCGCCACCACTTGTTCCTCTTTATTATCTTACCACTGCTCCTTCTGAGGCTGGGCTACAATCACGGTGCGATGTTCCCaccagctccttgaccatgaaaGATCGCTTGGCCACTTTGTGGGATGAAAGTATGCATCAGATGGAACTTTTGCCGCCCCTTGCCCAGATGGATAGATTCTCTGAGCTATATATCAAG TCCTTCCATGCTGTTCATCGTCAAAATAAGATGCTGCGGAACAAGGTAACTGAACTAGAACTTCAGTTAAATAACCCGGCGCAGGCTAGTCACACCCTGAGAGCTGAAGTAAAGGATCTAACCAAAAGGAAGAATAGTCTGAAAGTATCCTTGGCGATATCTAACCAAGAGCTTAAGGGCCTGAAGGAAGAAAAAAGCCAGGTCGAGGTCGTGCACCAGCAACGCATGGATCAACAAACTTTGGAGCATCAACGAGCTATTGATCAATTGACCCAGAAGTTGCGTGCTGCCGAACCTTTAGCGCAGGAGCAAGACAAGAAACTAAAATCCCAAGCGACCCAATTAACCTCTCAAGTAGCAGAACTGTTGGCCACCCGAACCGAACTAGCTTAG